In one window of candidate division WOR-1 bacterium RIFOXYB2_FULL_36_35 DNA:
- a CDS encoding dephospho-CoA kinase: protein MAAIYNNMETKSWKIKAYGYHDTFALDRASNHRETLIVVCNNGKTLAVDAPSYIYPALANDSGLVSESRLTRLDYLVVTHIDADHIGGLDTLLWAKYFGEQSKLNLITLPSIRDLLWDRLKGAFGHDRMEGSLSPKVFGDYINFFPVKWGAKSFIPGFGSIRVFNRSTKHSLHFDTLAFCLYDQKDKIIAGFSSDTPFDEELISFLAQPGGVIFHEAGAYRPLSSAHTHFSQLFTLSANIQKRMVLCHIPEVLEDDLRREIVAKDSSLRIADDFMPEHLVQSVGAKGLKEFFKADAVYPGTFDPFTYGHLDIVTRYLERYPKAKLCIMTGTNPRKKPVFSPDERIFLIKNSIPVNLRDRVEVRSDDGVIADYLYENTIPAFIKGVRDEADFVYESTLAALNSRLSGEPITLLVPQTDPSLTSVSSSNLKMLISLGINLNTYATSLVRESLRIRNMGQMLIGVTGGIASGKSTFCKELSSFGQKKDLKIHFINFDKFTRIILGSKDNVPLYFGIRQKIVDRFGRSVLNVDDTINHKKLGEIVFDDRNLLKELTDMMLEALLYLFSRELRGIGPGIVLVEGAIFIERELTELVDNNLIIINLPLSLQRKRLSERGFDADQIEHRISSQLTGSERVERGKIMQKGEYDRLFVTLEGEHSFNVENIYDLLFFEYGKRAKVVR from the coding sequence GTGGCTGCGATTTATAATAATATGGAGACTAAAAGTTGGAAGATTAAAGCTTATGGTTATCACGATACATTTGCTTTAGATCGTGCTTCTAATCATAGAGAGACATTAATTGTTGTTTGTAATAATGGAAAGACATTGGCGGTTGACGCTCCTTCATATATTTATCCTGCCCTTGCAAATGATTCTGGGCTAGTCTCCGAATCACGTTTGACCAGATTGGATTATCTTGTTGTTACTCATATTGATGCGGATCATATAGGTGGCCTTGATACTTTATTGTGGGCAAAATATTTTGGCGAGCAATCTAAATTAAATTTGATTACACTCCCCAGTATACGCGATTTATTGTGGGATAGATTAAAAGGCGCATTTGGCCATGATCGCATGGAAGGGTCTTTATCTCCTAAGGTTTTTGGTGATTATATTAATTTTTTCCCGGTCAAGTGGGGGGCAAAGAGTTTTATTCCAGGATTTGGTTCAATTAGGGTGTTTAATCGATCTACTAAACATTCTTTGCATTTTGATACGTTGGCTTTTTGTTTATATGACCAAAAAGATAAAATCATTGCCGGCTTTTCGAGCGATACTCCTTTTGATGAAGAGCTGATATCTTTTCTTGCGCAACCTGGTGGCGTTATTTTTCATGAGGCTGGGGCATATAGGCCTTTAAGCTCAGCTCATACACATTTTTCCCAACTTTTCACATTGTCGGCAAATATTCAAAAGAGAATGGTCTTATGTCATATTCCTGAAGTCTTGGAAGACGATTTAAGAAGGGAGATAGTAGCAAAGGATTCATCCCTTAGGATCGCTGATGATTTTATGCCGGAGCATTTAGTTCAGTCAGTTGGAGCGAAAGGGCTCAAGGAGTTTTTTAAGGCTGACGCAGTCTATCCCGGGACTTTTGATCCGTTTACTTATGGACATCTTGATATTGTAACGCGTTATTTAGAGCGTTATCCCAAGGCTAAATTATGTATTATGACGGGGACTAACCCCAGGAAAAAACCGGTTTTTTCTCCTGACGAAAGAATTTTTCTTATAAAAAACAGTATTCCCGTTAATCTTCGAGATAGGGTGGAGGTCAGGAGTGATGACGGTGTTATAGCCGACTATTTATATGAGAATACGATTCCAGCTTTTATTAAAGGGGTAAGAGATGAGGCTGATTTTGTTTATGAGTCGACACTCGCTGCTTTAAACAGCAGGTTGAGCGGTGAGCCGATAACTTTACTTGTTCCGCAAACAGATCCTTCTTTGACAAGTGTCAGTTCAAGCAACCTGAAGATGTTGATTTCTTTGGGGATAAACCTTAATACTTATGCTACGTCTTTAGTCAGAGAGTCTTTACGGATACGTAATATGGGGCAGATGTTAATAGGTGTGACAGGAGGAATCGCTTCCGGAAAGTCGACTTTTTGTAAAGAGTTGTCTTCTTTTGGCCAGAAAAAAGACTTAAAAATTCATTTTATAAATTTTGACAAGTTTACGCGAATAATTTTAGGAAGCAAGGATAATGTCCCATTGTATTTTGGTATCAGACAGAAAATTGTCGACAGGTTTGGAAGAAGTGTTTTAAATGTTGATGATACTATCAATCATAAAAAATTGGGAGAGATTGTTTTTGATGACAGAAACTTATTAAAAGAGTTGACTGACATGATGCTAGAAGCTCTTTTGTATCTTTTTTCCAGAGAGTTAAGAGGGATTGGACCGGGGATTGTTTTGGTGGAGGGGGCAATTTTCATTGAGAGGGAATTAACCGAGCTAGTGGATAACAATCTTATAATTATTAATCTCCCTTTGAGTCTTCAAAGAAAGAGATTATCTGAAAGGGGTTTTGATGCCGATCAGATTGAACACAGGATATCAAGCCAATTAACAGGGAGTGAACGGGTTGAACGTGGAAAAATTATGCAAAAAGGAGAATATGATCGTTTGTTTGTGACCTTAGAAGGCGAGCATTCTTTTAATGTTGAAAATATTTATGATTTGTTGTTTTTTGAATATGGGAAACGAGCAAAAGTAGTACGTTAA